The DNA sequence GGTCCAGGATCAACACGCCATCGGTCGTGCCCTGCGTGAGTATCTGCTCGGTCTGCCTGCGAACCCAGTCGGTCGGGCTCAGTTCGGAATTCGTCACAACCGGCACCAACCGCTCGTTCGATATCACTATTCCGCCGGGTTCCGCCTGCGCCGCGACTATTTCATGGCGGCGAGCTGGATCAGGTTGCCGCAGGTGTCGTCGAAGACGGCGGTGACCACCGGCCCCAGGTCGGTCGCCTCCTGGGTGAATTCGACGCCCAGCCCCTTGAGTCGTTCGACCTCGGCGTACACGTCGTCGACGGCGAACTGGGTGAACGGGATGCCGTCGGCGACCAGGGCACTCTTGAACGGGCCCGCCGCCGGGTGGCCGTCCGGCTCGAGCAGCAGTTCGACACCGTCCGGGTTGGCCGGGGAGACCACGGTGAGCCAGCGGGCGTCGCCGGCGGGTACGTCGGTCTTCTTGATGAATCCCAGCTTCTCGGTGTAGAAGGCAAGTGCCTTGGCCTGGTCGTCGACGAATACGCTGGTGATGTTGATGCGAATCACGGGTTGGGTTCCTCTCGGTTGATGGGCCACCGCTCGACGATCGAGCGCAGCGGGCCGGTGTCGATGTGATGGAACTTGTAACGGCCCTGCCGCCGGGTGTGCACCAGGCCGGCCTGTTCGAGCACCGCGAGGTGCTGCGAGATGGCCTGCCGCGAGGAGGCCAGGCCGTGCTTCATGGTCAGCCGGCCACAGATCTCGAACAGCGTCTGACCGTCCTTGTCGGTCAGCTCGTCCAGGATGGTGCGTCGCGTCGCATCACCGATGGCCCTGAACAGGTCGGGGTTCGCGTCCACCCGCACAGTTATATGCAAGCGGTGACTTGCCTGTCAAGCGAACTCTAAATCCCTGGTCAGCGGATGTGTACAGCACCGATGATTGCGGCATGGCCGCGACCCGACGAGCCGACACGCCCACCGGAACCGCCATGGATGTCACCACTCCCCGACAGTCCGACGGCCACGCCGGTGGCCCCGACGCCACACCCGTGGCGACGGCCCGTGCCCTGGCGAAGGTCGGCGACGCCGCGGCCGTGGTGCTGGTCGAGGGCATCAGCGACCAGATCGCGCTGGAGGCGGCCGCCGTGTGCCGCGGCCGGGACCTCGAGGCGGAGCGGATCGTGATCCTTCCGATCGGCGGGGCACACGCGATCGGCCGCTTCCTGACGATGCCGGGACCGCTGAGCGCCGGGATGCGCATCGCCGGACTGTGCGACCTGCGGGAGGAGGAGCTGTTCCGGCGCGGCGTCGCCGCCCGGACCGGCACGACACCCACCCGCGCGGACATGGAGAACCTCGGGTTCCACGTCTGCGTCGACGATCTGGAGGACGAACTGCTCCGCGCCGTGGGCGCCGCGCGGGTGGAGCAACTCTTCGACGCCCAGGGCGACCTCGGGTCGTTCCGCTCGCTGCAGAGCCAGCCCGCCTGGCGCGGCCGGCAGCCCGAGGCGCAGATGCGGCGGTTCCTGGGCAGCGGCGCGCGTCGCAAGCTGCGCTACGCGCGGCTGCTCGTCGAGGCGGCGGTCGACCTTGGCACCCTGCCCCGGCCGCTCGACGCACTGCTCACCGCCGTCTGACCCACCAGGCGCCCGACACCTCCGCACCCTCCGCGATCGACCTGC is a window from the Polymorphospora rubra genome containing:
- a CDS encoding VOC family protein, which translates into the protein MRINITSVFVDDQAKALAFYTEKLGFIKKTDVPAGDARWLTVVSPANPDGVELLLEPDGHPAAGPFKSALVADGIPFTQFAVDDVYAEVERLKGLGVEFTQEATDLGPVVTAVFDDTCGNLIQLAAMK
- a CDS encoding TOPRIM nucleotidyl transferase/hydrolase domain-containing protein encodes the protein MAATRRADTPTGTAMDVTTPRQSDGHAGGPDATPVATARALAKVGDAAAVVLVEGISDQIALEAAAVCRGRDLEAERIVILPIGGAHAIGRFLTMPGPLSAGMRIAGLCDLREEELFRRGVAARTGTTPTRADMENLGFHVCVDDLEDELLRAVGAARVEQLFDAQGDLGSFRSLQSQPAWRGRQPEAQMRRFLGSGARRKLRYARLLVEAAVDLGTLPRPLDALLTAV
- a CDS encoding ArsR/SmtB family transcription factor produces the protein MDANPDLFRAIGDATRRTILDELTDKDGQTLFEICGRLTMKHGLASSRQAISQHLAVLEQAGLVHTRRQGRYKFHHIDTGPLRSIVERWPINREEPNP